A region from the Kineothrix sp. IPX-CK genome encodes:
- the minD gene encoding septum site-determining protein MinD: MSEVIVVTSGKGGVGKTTTSANVGTGLAAMGKKVVLIDTDIGLRNLDVVMGLENRIVYNLVDVIEGKCRVKQALIKDKRHQSLYLMPSAQTKDKTAVTPQQMIKMIHQLKEQFDYIILDCPAGIEQGFQNAIAGADRALVVTTPEVSAIRDADRIIGLLEANEFKQIDLIINRIRYDMVKRGDMMSAADVVDILSIPLIGIVPDDENVVIATNQGEPLVGNDTMAGRAYQNICERVLGKEIPFIDFEKTISFWTRVTGIFHKN; this comes from the coding sequence ATGAGTGAAGTAATTGTCGTCACATCAGGAAAAGGCGGGGTAGGAAAGACCACCACCTCTGCAAACGTAGGAACGGGTTTGGCAGCCATGGGAAAGAAAGTGGTCCTCATCGATACGGATATCGGGCTCAGGAATCTTGATGTCGTCATGGGACTGGAGAACCGGATTGTATATAATCTGGTGGATGTTATCGAAGGAAAGTGCAGGGTAAAGCAGGCGCTCATCAAGGACAAGCGTCACCAGAGCCTGTATCTTATGCCCTCCGCCCAGACGAAGGATAAGACTGCAGTCACTCCTCAGCAGATGATAAAAATGATTCATCAGCTGAAGGAGCAGTTCGATTATATCATTCTGGATTGTCCGGCCGGAATCGAACAAGGCTTTCAAAACGCCATAGCCGGCGCAGACAGGGCACTTGTGGTGACCACACCGGAGGTCTCGGCTATTAGGGACGCCGACAGAATTATCGGTCTTTTGGAGGCCAACGAATTCAAACAAATCGACTTAATTATCAACAGAATACGGTACGATATGGTAAAGAGAGGAGATATGATGAGCGCAGCGGACGTTGTGGACATCCTTTCCATTCCTCTTATTGGTATTGTACCGGACGATGAAAATGTAGTGATAGCTACCAATCAGGGAGAACCTCTTGTAGGAAATGATACTATGGCAGGGCGCGCGTATCAGAACATATGCGAACGTGTACTCGGCAAAGAAATCCCTTTTATCGATTTCGAGAAGACGATTTCTTTCTGGACAAGAGTAACTGGTATATTTCACAAAAATTAA
- a CDS encoding septum site-determining protein MinC, translating into MEIIMRNAVIIKSFQNGISVYLDPMLSFEELLNEIAFKFKESNHFFKDAKMAISLEGRHLSEEEERYVLDTIITNSDLHIVCLVGKDEETNQNYLRALQQLEYRNSEQENDGHFYRGTLRNGQILETESSIVVLGDVYPGSAIISTKDIVILGGLFGKAYAGGSGNEGHFVVALEMSPEKLKIGDFKYKNNDKQIKWPIKQKVQPKIAYVKNNRVVMESITKELLSDLTL; encoded by the coding sequence ATGGAGATCATAATGAGAAATGCTGTAATTATTAAGAGCTTTCAAAACGGGATATCGGTCTATCTGGATCCGATGCTTTCTTTTGAGGAGCTTTTGAATGAAATCGCCTTTAAGTTCAAGGAGTCCAACCATTTTTTTAAAGATGCAAAAATGGCTATTTCATTGGAAGGAAGGCATTTATCGGAGGAGGAGGAGCGGTACGTACTGGATACTATAATTACTAATTCGGATTTACATATTGTCTGCCTCGTAGGAAAGGATGAGGAGACTAACCAGAATTATTTAAGGGCTTTGCAGCAATTAGAATATCGAAACAGCGAGCAGGAAAACGACGGCCATTTTTACCGGGGGACCTTGAGAAACGGTCAGATATTGGAGACCGAATCGAGTATCGTCGTGCTGGGAGACGTTTATCCCGGCAGCGCTATCATTTCCACGAAGGACATTGTTATCCTGGGAGGACTTTTCGGCAAGGCTTATGCCGGAGGAAGCGGAAATGAAGGACATTTTGTAGTTGCGCTTGAAATGTCGCCGGAGAAATTAAAAATCGGCGATTTCAAATATAAAAATAACGATAAACAGATAAAATGGCCTATTAAACAGAAGGTACAGCCGAAAATTGCTTACGTGAAAAACAACAGAGTAGTGATGGAATCTATAACAAAAGAATTACTGAGCGACCTTACACTATAA
- a CDS encoding penicillin-binding transpeptidase domain-containing protein, whose amino-acid sequence MVYRVFDLQIVKGETYLNDFRLKTTKTKSLASTRGNIYDREGNYLAYNELAYNVTIEDVYESGRTKNANLNDTIYRLIQMIEKNGDSVVNDFNIILDNDGNYAFAVEDRQLMRFLADVYGYTTIDEMMEKGYKYATKTAAEVVNDLCKTERFGIGTYTDPDDSKSFVSGMGYTKEEILKILTIRYALSTNSFQKYIATTVAYNVSEETVAVVMENTDELDGVDVAEDTVRKYVDSVYFSQIIGYTGKVSQEELNTLQEQNSKYDLNDTVGKSGIEYSMEAQLQGTKGSEDVVVDNMGKVIETSNRVEPIAGNDLFLTIDKDLQETVYDILESKLASILLTKIRNIKEYQPGENSSSSDILIPIDDVYFALLNNNVIDMNNFSNKTAGENEKAVYESFLVKKDAVVNTLRQELTETKTTYNNLSLEYQVYESFITSMLNSNSVIMESEIDKSDPTYKAWATDEVISLNEYLNYVISKNWVDVTKLDLDSQYSNSDEIYAQLLEYIFENIDNNSGFNKKIYKYMIRNNDISGRQICSILLEQKLVEVEEEELERFNSGLLSPYDFMLERIGNLDITPAQLALDPHSASSVVTDVNTGEVLALVSYPGYDNNRMANGVDADYFSSLLNDLSTPMINYATYQKTAPGSTFKMVTATAGLMEGVINTSSTIVCTGTFDKIDPPPHCWIWPRGSHGSLNVAGGIKNSCNSFFYEVGYRLGTLGDRYLPDLGLQKLTQYADLYGLTETSGVEIEESQPQVSDEDAVRSAIGQGTNNYTTVGLARYVTTVANSGTCYNLTLLDKLTDHNKNTLEDYSAEVRNTIDMDASYWDSIHSGMRAVVEAKSYYSGLGVNVAGKTGTAQESKSRPNHALFVCYAPYENPEIAIATRVANGYTSDYAAQIAKDVIQYYYDLVDEEDITGTAEALTGGSINTD is encoded by the coding sequence CGAGTCTTCGATCTTCAAATCGTAAAGGGAGAAACCTATCTGAACGATTTCAGACTCAAGACAACGAAGACAAAAAGCCTTGCCAGTACGCGGGGAAATATTTATGACAGAGAAGGAAATTACCTGGCTTATAATGAACTGGCTTATAACGTGACTATTGAAGACGTCTATGAGTCGGGAAGAACGAAAAATGCCAATTTAAACGATACGATTTACCGGCTGATTCAGATGATTGAGAAAAATGGAGATAGTGTAGTCAACGATTTCAATATTATTCTCGACAACGACGGCAATTATGCTTTTGCGGTGGAGGACAGACAGCTCATGCGCTTTCTGGCAGATGTTTACGGCTATACCACCATCGATGAGATGATGGAAAAAGGCTACAAGTATGCGACCAAGACTGCGGCAGAGGTAGTAAACGATTTGTGCAAGACCGAACGCTTCGGAATCGGTACCTATACGGATCCCGATGACAGCAAGTCCTTTGTATCAGGGATGGGATATACTAAGGAAGAGATATTAAAGATTCTGACGATTCGCTATGCACTAAGCACAAACAGCTTTCAGAAATATATCGCTACAACAGTGGCATATAACGTAAGCGAGGAAACGGTAGCGGTGGTCATGGAAAACACCGACGAGCTGGACGGTGTGGATGTGGCCGAAGATACGGTGAGAAAGTATGTGGACAGCGTTTATTTTTCCCAGATCATCGGTTACACGGGCAAGGTGTCGCAGGAGGAGCTTAATACTCTGCAGGAGCAGAACAGCAAGTATGATCTGAACGATACCGTAGGAAAGTCCGGTATCGAATATTCCATGGAGGCACAGCTTCAGGGAACTAAGGGCTCTGAGGACGTGGTGGTGGACAATATGGGAAAGGTTATCGAGACCAGCAATCGGGTGGAACCAATTGCGGGCAACGATTTGTTCCTTACGATCGATAAAGATTTGCAAGAGACGGTTTACGATATTCTGGAATCCAAGCTGGCCAGCATACTTCTTACGAAGATACGCAATATCAAAGAATACCAGCCGGGGGAAAATTCCTCCAGCAGTGATATTCTCATCCCCATCGACGACGTATATTTCGCATTGCTTAACAATAACGTCATAGATATGAACAATTTCTCGAACAAGACAGCGGGAGAAAATGAGAAGGCTGTATATGAAAGCTTCCTTGTCAAGAAGGATGCGGTGGTGAATACTTTGCGCCAGGAGCTTACGGAGACGAAGACAACGTATAACAATCTGTCTTTGGAGTATCAGGTTTATGAAAGTTTCATTACCTCGATGCTGAATTCTAACTCGGTAATTATGGAATCTGAAATTGATAAGTCTGACCCCACATATAAAGCATGGGCTACGGATGAGGTCATCAGCTTGAACGAATACCTTAATTATGTGATTTCCAAGAACTGGGTGGATGTAACGAAGCTTGACTTGGATAGTCAGTATTCCAATTCCGATGAAATATATGCTCAGCTGTTAGAGTATATTTTCGAAAATATCGATAACAATTCGGGATTTAATAAAAAGATATATAAGTATATGATACGTAATAACGATATTTCTGGAAGACAGATTTGCAGCATTCTACTGGAGCAGAAGTTGGTAGAAGTGGAGGAGGAGGAGCTGGAGCGGTTTAATTCGGGCCTTCTTTCGCCTTATGATTTCATGCTGGAGCGTATAGGAAATCTGGATATCACTCCGGCTCAGCTGGCCCTTGATCCGCATTCCGCTTCGTCGGTGGTGACAGATGTCAATACCGGAGAGGTGCTGGCCCTTGTTTCCTATCCCGGATATGATAATAACCGAATGGCGAACGGCGTAGATGCGGACTATTTCTCCTCTCTGCTAAACGACTTGTCCACACCGATGATCAATTATGCCACTTACCAAAAGACGGCCCCCGGTTCCACCTTTAAAATGGTGACGGCCACTGCCGGGCTCATGGAGGGCGTTATCAATACTTCCAGCACTATTGTGTGTACCGGTACCTTCGATAAAATCGATCCGCCGCCTCACTGCTGGATATGGCCGAGAGGCAGCCACGGTTCGCTGAACGTAGCGGGGGGCATTAAGAATTCCTGCAACAGCTTTTTCTATGAGGTAGGCTATAGGCTTGGAACTTTGGGTGACAGATACCTTCCCGATCTGGGCCTCCAAAAGCTGACACAATATGCGGATCTGTACGGGCTGACAGAGACCTCCGGTGTGGAAATAGAAGAATCCCAGCCACAAGTATCCGACGAAGACGCGGTTCGTTCCGCCATCGGACAAGGTACGAATAACTACACCACTGTCGGACTTGCGCGATACGTTACAACGGTCGCAAACAGTGGAACGTGTTATAATTTAACATTATTGGACAAATTGACAGATCACAATAAAAATACTTTGGAGGATTATTCCGCCGAAGTGCGCAATACTATCGATATGGATGCATCCTATTGGGACAGCATTCATTCCGGCATGCGCGCGGTTGTGGAGGCGAAGAGCTATTACAGCGGCCTGGGTGTGAATGTTGCCGGAAAAACCGGTACCGCACAGGAAAGCAAGAGCCGTCCTAACCATGCTTTGTTCGTATGCTATGCTCCTTATGAGAATCCCGAAATCGCTATTGCGACGAGAGTGGCCAACGGATATACGTCGGATTATGCGGCGCAGATAGCAAAAGATGTCATTCAGTATTACTATGATCTGGTGGACGAAGAAGATATAACTGGTACTGCCGAGGCTCTTACCGGAGGCAGCATCAATACGGATTAA